The following are encoded in a window of Sporocytophaga myxococcoides DSM 11118 genomic DNA:
- a CDS encoding TAT-variant-translocated molybdopterin oxidoreductase — MKDNNKKYWKGIEELSNDPEFLKHAHNEFPEFLSVKEKGSSDASDAPDRRDFLKLLGFSVAAVSLAACEAPVKKVIPYVNKPVDVDPGIANWYASTYQEGGEYCSILVKTREGRPIKIEGNKLSPVTMGGTSARVQASVLSLYDTERLEFFVENGKAVKVKSIAEYAPLDRKIKDKLAAAQASGKSIKIVSQTILSPTTKKVIEEFKAKYPATEHVMYDVLSAEGILKANEISLGQRIIPSYNFAAADVIVSFGADFLGSWISPIEYAKQYSKTRKLSAHKKTMSKHYQIESNLSLTGCNADTRLPIKPSEEGLYVAALYNALGFGGLSTKAPNHEVIKKAAADLLKAKGKSLVVSGSNDPYVQLLVNKINSELGNYGKTIDVTTPSFQKQGSDEAILKFIDDAKSGQVGAVIFYGANPVYDHPKGEELKEALKKISLKISFNDRMDETSSEVDYVCPDLHFLESWNDAEPKKGFFSLTQPTITPIFKGNRAAQESLLIWSGNKTDYYTYLENSWKSRLTGGNFQELWDKTLHDGLYSAGKTSELHVTPGHSETEAYAAISDTAAVGAFHTGGSSTPNVNLSEVEDNINRTYKTNSGIELSLYYKVGLGSGSLSAGNNPWLHELPDPVSKATWDNYLAIPKKMANEMDITQGDVVALTVDGKNTGIEVPVLIQPGQANNTASLALGYGRTKAGKCGNEVGKNAYPLIKVKGGRLDLNAGVVTFAKTGDERKIAQTQTHHTVMARPIIQDASLAEYQKDAGAGRFKPMIHTNLYGEKKPTEITTWYEHEKPNHLWGMSIDLNSCIGCGACVVACQSENNVPVVGRKEVLNRREMHWIRIDRYYSSDAETDKTGEYFESESGVKDLEIAAENPTVTFQPMLCQQCNHAPCESVCPVAATTHSSEGLNQMTYNRCIGTRYCANNCPYKVRRFNWFKYFENEDFDKNVSMNNFLGRMVLNPDVTVRSRGVMEKCSFCVQRIQEGKLKAKMEKRRPIDGEIVTACASACPTDAIIFGDRNDSESRLHKDNVVENAERSYAVLEELNVQPNILYLTKIRNS, encoded by the coding sequence ATGAAAGATAACAATAAAAAATACTGGAAAGGAATTGAGGAATTATCCAACGATCCAGAATTTTTAAAGCATGCGCATAATGAGTTCCCTGAATTTTTATCTGTAAAGGAAAAAGGAAGCAGTGATGCTTCTGATGCTCCTGACAGAAGAGATTTTTTGAAACTATTAGGCTTTAGTGTTGCTGCAGTTTCCCTTGCTGCTTGCGAGGCTCCTGTAAAAAAAGTTATTCCATATGTAAATAAGCCTGTTGACGTTGATCCAGGAATAGCAAACTGGTATGCTTCTACATACCAAGAAGGTGGCGAATATTGCAGCATCTTAGTAAAAACAAGAGAAGGCAGACCTATTAAAATTGAAGGAAACAAACTTTCTCCAGTTACAATGGGCGGAACAAGTGCCAGAGTACAGGCTTCTGTTCTAAGTTTATACGATACTGAAAGATTAGAATTCTTTGTTGAGAATGGCAAAGCTGTAAAAGTTAAGTCTATAGCAGAATATGCTCCTCTTGACAGAAAAATAAAAGATAAATTAGCTGCAGCTCAGGCTTCAGGTAAATCAATTAAAATTGTATCTCAGACAATTTTAAGCCCTACAACTAAAAAAGTAATCGAAGAATTTAAGGCAAAATACCCTGCAACTGAACATGTTATGTATGATGTTCTTTCTGCAGAAGGTATCCTTAAAGCAAATGAAATATCTCTTGGTCAGAGAATAATCCCTTCTTATAATTTTGCTGCGGCAGATGTAATAGTAAGCTTTGGCGCCGATTTCCTTGGATCATGGATTTCTCCGATAGAATATGCTAAGCAATATTCTAAAACAAGAAAATTAAGTGCTCATAAGAAAACAATGAGTAAGCATTATCAAATCGAAAGCAATTTATCGCTTACCGGTTGTAATGCTGATACAAGATTACCTATCAAACCTTCTGAAGAAGGACTATATGTTGCAGCTTTATACAATGCACTTGGATTTGGTGGATTAAGCACTAAAGCTCCAAACCATGAAGTAATTAAAAAAGCAGCGGCAGATCTTTTAAAGGCAAAAGGAAAATCATTAGTTGTAAGCGGATCAAACGATCCATATGTGCAGCTTTTGGTAAATAAAATCAATAGTGAATTAGGCAATTACGGTAAAACTATTGATGTAACTACTCCATCTTTCCAAAAACAAGGAAGCGATGAAGCAATCCTTAAGTTTATTGATGATGCTAAATCAGGTCAAGTTGGAGCAGTTATTTTCTATGGAGCTAACCCTGTTTATGATCATCCAAAAGGAGAGGAGCTAAAAGAAGCATTAAAGAAAATTTCATTGAAAATTTCTTTTAATGATCGTATGGATGAGACTTCATCTGAAGTTGACTACGTTTGTCCAGATCTTCATTTCCTTGAGTCATGGAATGATGCTGAACCTAAAAAAGGATTTTTTAGCTTGACTCAGCCTACAATTACTCCGATATTCAAAGGTAACAGAGCTGCTCAGGAGTCGCTTCTGATCTGGTCAGGTAACAAAACGGATTACTATACTTACCTTGAAAATAGCTGGAAATCAAGATTAACAGGAGGCAACTTCCAGGAATTGTGGGATAAAACCTTACATGATGGTTTATATTCTGCAGGAAAAACTTCTGAATTGCATGTTACACCTGGTCATAGTGAAACAGAAGCTTATGCAGCTATCTCTGATACTGCAGCTGTCGGAGCATTTCACACAGGAGGATCATCTACTCCTAATGTTAATCTCAGTGAAGTAGAAGATAATATCAACAGAACTTATAAAACTAATTCAGGCATAGAGCTTAGTCTTTATTATAAAGTAGGATTAGGATCAGGTTCACTCTCAGCAGGAAATAATCCATGGCTACATGAATTACCGGATCCTGTTTCTAAAGCAACTTGGGATAACTATCTAGCCATTCCTAAAAAGATGGCTAACGAGATGGATATTACTCAAGGCGATGTAGTCGCACTTACAGTTGATGGAAAGAATACAGGAATTGAAGTTCCAGTATTGATTCAACCAGGTCAGGCAAACAATACTGCTTCTTTAGCTCTGGGATATGGAAGAACTAAAGCTGGAAAATGTGGAAACGAAGTAGGAAAGAATGCTTATCCTTTAATTAAAGTTAAAGGTGGCAGACTTGATTTGAATGCAGGTGTAGTAACATTCGCTAAAACCGGTGATGAGAGAAAAATAGCTCAAACCCAGACTCACCATACAGTTATGGCCCGTCCAATTATTCAGGACGCTAGCTTAGCTGAATATCAAAAAGATGCTGGTGCGGGAAGATTCAAGCCGATGATTCATACAAACCTGTATGGAGAAAAGAAACCTACCGAAATTACTACATGGTATGAGCATGAGAAGCCTAACCATTTATGGGGAATGAGTATTGACCTCAACTCATGTATTGGTTGTGGAGCTTGCGTTGTAGCTTGTCAGTCTGAAAATAACGTTCCTGTAGTTGGTAGAAAAGAGGTGTTGAACAGGAGAGAGATGCACTGGATTCGTATCGATCGTTACTACAGCAGTGATGCAGAAACAGATAAAACAGGTGAGTATTTTGAAAGTGAATCAGGAGTTAAAGACCTTGAAATAGCTGCCGAGAATCCGACTGTAACATTCCAGCCAATGTTATGTCAGCAGTGTAACCACGCACCTTGCGAGTCAGTTTGCCCTGTTGCTGCAACAACCCACAGCAGCGAAGGTCTGAATCAAATGACCTACAACAGATGTATCGGAACCAGATACTGTGCAAATAACTGCCCATATAAAGTAAGAAGATTTAACTGGTTTAAATATTTTGAAAACGAGGATTTTGACAAGAACGTCAGCATGAACAACTTCCTTGGTAGAATGGTGTTGAATCCTGATGTAACTGTAAGATCAAGAGGAGTTATGGAAAAATGCTCTTTCTGTGTACAGAGAATTCAAGAAGGAAAGCTTAAAGCTAAGATGGAGAAGAGAAGACCAATTGATGGAGAAATCGTTACTGCTTGTGCTTCAGCATGTCCTACAGATGCAATTATATTTGGAGACAGAAATGATTCTGAAAGCAGACTTCACAAAGACAATGTTGTGGAGAATGCAGAAAGATCATATGCAGTCCTTGAAGAGCTTAATGTTCAACCCAACATTTTGTATCTAACTAAAATCAGAAACTCTTAA
- the nrfD gene encoding NrfD/PsrC family molybdoenzyme membrane anchor subunit, whose protein sequence is MQVTSPVRPPLVTGGKTVSDVTQDISRHVENKPTKLWIMAFTLSVITLCYGSYCLWTTWYEGIGMWGLNKTIGWAWDITNFVWWVGIGHAGTLISAILLLFRQKWRTSINRAAEAMTIFAVICAASFIVAHMGRPWLAYWALPLPNAFGSLWVNFNSPLVWDVFAISTYFTVSLVFWYIGLVPDFATIRERATGVRRVAYGALSLGWDGSAKAWQRYEAVSLVLAGCSTPLVLSVHTIVSMDFATSVIPGWHATIFPPYFVAGAIFSGFAMVLTLMLITRVVFRLEDYITVEHMESMNKVIVLTGSIVGIAYLSEFFIAWYSHVPYESYTFINRAFGDDYWWAYWSMMTCNVISPQLFWFRTVRRSIAWTFLLSIVVNIGMWFERFVIIATSLSRDFIPSSWAYFSPTLYDIGDYLFTFGLFFTLFLLFAKFFPVVNMAEVKAIIKSSSAKKDTK, encoded by the coding sequence ATGCAAGTTACTTCGCCCGTAAGACCGCCTCTGGTAACAGGGGGCAAAACTGTCTCTGATGTTACTCAGGATATAAGCAGGCACGTAGAAAATAAACCTACAAAATTGTGGATCATGGCGTTCACACTTTCTGTTATCACACTTTGTTATGGTTCATATTGTTTATGGACGACCTGGTATGAAGGAATTGGAATGTGGGGATTGAACAAAACTATTGGTTGGGCTTGGGATATCACCAACTTCGTATGGTGGGTTGGTATTGGTCACGCAGGAACATTGATTTCCGCGATCCTTTTGTTATTCAGACAAAAATGGAGAACCTCAATTAACAGAGCAGCAGAAGCTATGACAATTTTTGCAGTTATTTGTGCTGCAAGTTTTATTGTAGCGCACATGGGTAGACCATGGCTTGCATATTGGGCACTTCCTCTGCCTAATGCTTTTGGATCACTATGGGTAAACTTTAACTCACCACTTGTATGGGACGTGTTTGCAATCAGTACATATTTCACTGTTTCGCTTGTATTCTGGTACATCGGTCTGGTTCCTGATTTTGCTACAATCAGAGAAAGAGCAACAGGAGTTAGAAGAGTTGCTTATGGTGCTCTAAGTTTAGGATGGGACGGTTCTGCAAAAGCATGGCAAAGATATGAGGCTGTCAGCTTAGTGCTTGCAGGTTGTTCTACTCCGCTTGTATTATCGGTTCACACAATCGTTAGTATGGACTTTGCAACTTCAGTAATACCTGGTTGGCACGCAACAATTTTCCCTCCTTACTTCGTTGCTGGTGCAATCTTTTCAGGATTTGCAATGGTATTGACCCTTATGTTAATTACAAGAGTGGTATTCAGACTTGAAGATTACATTACTGTTGAGCATATGGAGTCAATGAATAAAGTTATTGTATTGACTGGATCAATCGTGGGTATTGCATATTTATCTGAGTTTTTTATTGCATGGTATTCTCACGTTCCATACGAAAGTTATACATTCATCAACAGAGCGTTCGGGGATGACTATTGGTGGGCATACTGGTCAATGATGACTTGTAACGTAATTTCTCCTCAGCTTTTCTGGTTCAGAACAGTAAGAAGAAGTATCGCATGGACATTCCTTCTCTCAATAGTAGTAAATATTGGAATGTGGTTCGAGCGTTTTGTAATCATAGCGACTTCACTCTCAAGAGACTTCATACCTTCTAGCTGGGCATATTTTTCACCTACTCTTTATGATATCGGTGATTACTTGTTCACTTTTGGTCTGTTCTTTACACTCTTCTTGTTATTTGCTAAGTTTTTCCCTGTTGTAAACATGGCTGAGGTAAAGGCAATAATTAAATCATCATCTGCAAAAAAAGATACTAAATAA
- a CDS encoding DUF3341 domain-containing protein has product MSKSTNYIIGVFNDEDVLMDAVGTLRSSGVKIQEAYTPFPVHGLDDALGYKPSNLPIAAFLFGLTGTICALLLTIGTMGYDWPMDIGGKPYIPLPHFIPVTFELTILLASLGMVATFLIISNLKPWGHDPFMFDGRSTDDKFLIVIDLDKNKMDKVALTNLFKQTGASEVNSKIVENH; this is encoded by the coding sequence ATGTCAAAAAGCACAAACTATATAATAGGAGTATTTAACGACGAGGATGTACTGATGGATGCGGTTGGCACATTAAGATCATCTGGAGTTAAAATTCAGGAGGCTTATACACCATTTCCTGTACACGGTTTGGATGATGCTTTAGGTTATAAGCCATCTAACCTTCCGATTGCAGCGTTTCTATTTGGATTAACCGGAACAATCTGCGCTTTATTACTAACTATTGGAACTATGGGCTATGACTGGCCTATGGATATCGGAGGTAAACCATATATTCCACTTCCTCACTTTATACCAGTTACTTTTGAGCTAACAATACTTTTAGCATCATTAGGAATGGTAGCAACTTTCTTGATTATCAGCAATCTTAAACCTTGGGGGCATGACCCGTTCATGTTTGACGGAAGAAGTACAGATGATAAATTTCTTATTGTTATTGATCTGGATAAAAATAAGATGGATAAAGTCGCTCTTACCAATTTATTCAAACAGACAGGAGCATCTGAAGTAAATTCTAAAATTGTTGAAAATCATTAA
- a CDS encoding c-type cytochrome — protein sequence MRNAYKYTYIFLILTVIFSSCVDQKKFENIGTHEKPNVEFAPNMYHSLAYEPLTQITDTEAGLWLNSNDSDTGEFFNSNPYNPHKMNMRDPAAHTVRFNNDGFLPYRLPKDCLDYAARTLVNPLKVNDKTIEDGKILYAKFCAHCHGETGQGDGPVNDAFKGVANLTTGSVKDATPGHIFHVITWGKGRMGAHGSQLNQEERWKIVSYVKENLQKAEAQQ from the coding sequence ATGAGAAACGCTTATAAATACACATATATATTTTTAATTCTTACTGTTATCTTCTCTTCTTGCGTTGATCAGAAGAAGTTTGAGAACATAGGAACGCATGAGAAACCCAATGTTGAGTTTGCACCAAACATGTATCATTCACTTGCTTATGAACCATTAACTCAGATCACTGATACCGAGGCTGGTTTATGGTTAAACTCTAATGATAGTGATACAGGAGAGTTTTTTAACTCTAACCCTTATAATCCTCATAAAATGAACATGAGAGACCCAGCTGCTCATACAGTTAGGTTTAATAATGATGGTTTTTTACCGTATCGTCTTCCTAAAGATTGTCTTGATTATGCTGCAAGGACACTTGTGAATCCATTAAAGGTTAATGATAAAACAATTGAAGACGGAAAAATTCTTTACGCTAAATTTTGCGCTCACTGTCATGGAGAAACAGGGCAGGGGGATGGACCTGTAAATGATGCTTTCAAAGGTGTAGCTAATTTAACTACGGGGTCTGTAAAGGATGCAACTCCAGGACACATTTTCCATGTGATCACTTGGGGTAAAGGTAGAATGGGAGCTCACGGTAGTCAGTTAAACCAGGAAGAACGTTGGAAAATTGTTTCTTACGTAAAAGAAAATTTACAAAAAGCTGAAGCGCAACAATAA
- a CDS encoding DUF4779 domain-containing protein: MVVEEKFEFTSGAKKKIITTFVVGLVLALIGIFVIGSRNHGHEEAHGANHSKETVAASAQQHGGHEATAHDQAGAEHHEGGEHAEGGHHGATGIALRVIKNLWHNSVFFTGIAVIGVFFIAFNYIAQAGWSAAIKRVPEAFGYYIPFAAISTITLFFLFKQDLFHWYHDGLYNPFLADGKTPNPEYDPIIASKTWYLGKGFYIFRLFAYFILWFLVWFKLRTNSLNEDLNADLKYHDSSIFWSAIFLIIWGVTSSTSAWDWVMSADPHFFSTMFGWYVLASWFVTGLAFITYITVSLKEAGYLSFVNENHFHDLGKFMFAFSIFWTYIWFAQFLLIYYANIPEESYYYVERLKNDIYSPIFFINLIVNFLFPFLVLMTRDAKRQRIILKVVAVAIIIGHWLDFYIMLTPPILKHEGGLDANFLFIELGLALVFGSIFIFLIMTGLSKASLVAKNHPMLEESIHHHVV; encoded by the coding sequence ATGGTAGTCGAAGAAAAATTTGAATTTACAAGCGGGGCTAAAAAGAAAATTATAACAACCTTTGTGGTCGGTCTTGTATTGGCCCTAATAGGAATATTTGTAATAGGCTCAAGAAATCACGGGCATGAAGAAGCTCATGGAGCCAATCATTCTAAAGAAACAGTAGCAGCTTCAGCTCAACAGCATGGTGGACATGAAGCAACTGCACATGACCAAGCAGGAGCTGAGCATCATGAAGGTGGCGAGCATGCAGAAGGTGGACATCACGGTGCAACTGGTATTGCATTAAGAGTAATTAAAAACCTTTGGCATAACAGTGTTTTCTTTACTGGTATCGCTGTTATAGGTGTATTCTTTATCGCATTTAATTATATAGCTCAGGCGGGCTGGTCTGCAGCAATAAAGAGGGTTCCAGAGGCATTCGGATATTATATTCCATTTGCTGCAATATCTACAATTACTCTTTTCTTTTTATTCAAACAAGACTTGTTTCACTGGTATCATGATGGATTGTATAATCCTTTTTTAGCAGATGGTAAGACTCCAAATCCAGAGTATGATCCTATCATTGCAAGTAAAACCTGGTATTTAGGAAAAGGATTTTATATTTTCAGATTATTCGCATACTTCATTCTTTGGTTTTTAGTATGGTTTAAATTAAGAACTAATTCTTTAAATGAAGATTTAAATGCTGATTTGAAATATCATGACAGCAGTATATTCTGGTCTGCAATATTCCTTATCATCTGGGGAGTAACTTCATCAACTTCTGCTTGGGATTGGGTTATGTCTGCTGATCCTCACTTCTTCAGCACAATGTTTGGATGGTATGTACTTGCCAGCTGGTTTGTGACAGGTCTTGCCTTCATTACCTACATTACTGTATCGCTTAAAGAAGCGGGTTACCTATCATTCGTAAATGAAAATCATTTCCATGATTTAGGTAAGTTCATGTTTGCTTTCAGTATTTTCTGGACATATATCTGGTTCGCTCAGTTCTTGCTCATTTATTATGCAAACATTCCAGAAGAATCATATTATTATGTTGAAAGATTAAAGAATGATATTTATAGTCCTATATTCTTTATCAATTTAATAGTTAATTTCCTTTTCCCTTTCCTTGTTTTAATGACGAGAGATGCAAAAAGACAAAGGATAATACTAAAGGTAGTTGCAGTAGCAATTATTATAGGTCATTGGTTGGATTTCTATATAATGTTAACTCCTCCAATTTTAAAACATGAGGGTGGTTTGGATGCAAATTTCTTGTTTATAGAATTAGGATTGGCATTAGTATTCGGAAGTATATTTATTTTCTTGATAATGACTGGATTGTCAAAAGCATCGTTAGTTGCCAAAAACCATCCAATGCTTGAAGAAAGTATTCACCATCACGTAGTTTAA
- a CDS encoding cytochrome c oxidase subunit II gives MLGLYISIAAVLILAILFLVFRIQTFIDIVRGANSRRVGTSNKVNAFLLLAFFVVSTALFIWYSVPASKFFLPKAVSEHGVRTDQMFWITMAILIIAFIGTNIFLFSFVFKYQFKEERKAYFYPDNHKLEIIWTVIPAIVMAILVYFGWKEWSSITRPAPENAEVVEIMGKQFAWQVRYPGKDKKFGGYNFKLIDATNEMGMNLNDPNTKDDFLPSEIHIPKGQPVLFKIRARDVIHSVFAPHFRLKMDAVPGLPTKFWFTPTKTTQEMRDELGNPKFNYEIACTEVCGRGHFAMRYIIVVEEPEEYETWFAAQKPWSESNLEYILTKVDEKSKGLYPAPPVPAAAPKADTTSTPAPAAADTVSNNTSVSLNSH, from the coding sequence ATGTTAGGATTATATATAAGCATAGCTGCGGTTCTTATCCTTGCTATTCTTTTCCTGGTCTTCAGGATTCAGACCTTCATTGATATTGTCAGGGGAGCTAATTCCAGGAGAGTAGGAACAAGCAATAAAGTTAATGCATTTTTACTACTTGCTTTCTTCGTGGTTTCTACAGCATTGTTTATCTGGTATTCTGTACCAGCATCAAAGTTCTTCCTTCCAAAGGCAGTTTCTGAACATGGTGTAAGAACAGACCAAATGTTCTGGATTACAATGGCTATTCTGATAATTGCTTTTATTGGTACAAATATTTTCTTGTTTTCTTTTGTATTTAAATACCAATTCAAAGAAGAGAGAAAAGCATATTTCTATCCAGATAATCACAAATTAGAAATTATTTGGACTGTAATTCCTGCTATAGTAATGGCTATCCTGGTTTATTTTGGATGGAAAGAGTGGTCTTCAATTACAAGACCTGCACCTGAAAATGCAGAGGTGGTTGAAATCATGGGAAAACAATTTGCATGGCAAGTAAGGTATCCTGGTAAGGATAAAAAGTTTGGGGGTTACAATTTTAAATTAATAGATGCTACCAATGAAATGGGAATGAATTTGAATGATCCTAATACAAAGGATGATTTTTTACCGAGTGAAATTCATATTCCAAAAGGACAGCCAGTATTGTTTAAAATTAGAGCAAGAGATGTTATTCATAGTGTTTTTGCTCCACACTTTAGATTAAAAATGGATGCTGTTCCAGGGCTTCCGACTAAATTTTGGTTCACTCCAACTAAAACAACTCAGGAAATGAGGGATGAGCTTGGAAACCCTAAATTCAATTATGAAATCGCATGTACTGAGGTATGTGGAAGAGGCCACTTTGCAATGAGATATATTATTGTTGTAGAGGAGCCTGAGGAATATGAGACATGGTTTGCAGCTCAGAAGCCATGGTCTGAATCTAATCTTGAGTATATTTTAACCAAGGTTGATGAAAAAAGCAAAGGATTATATCCTGCACCTCCAGTACCTGCTGCTGCACCAAAAGCAGATACCACCTCTACTCCAGCTCCAGCTGCAGCAGATACAGTATCTAACAATACTAGCGTTTCATTAAATTCTCACTAA
- a CDS encoding cytochrome c oxidase subunit I: protein MSVAESHLHDHHDDHEHDHHDLPWIKKYVFSEDHKVIAKQYLISGIIWAIIGGGLSLLFRLQLAYPDANFDWLKPLLGGWIQNGKLDPEFYLALVTMHGTIMVFFVLTAGLSGTFSNFLIPLQIGARDMASGFLNMLSYWFFFVSGVIMLLSLFIETGPAGGGWTVYPPLSALPQAISGSGLGMTMWLISMALFIVSTLLGGLNYITTVINLRTNGMSFLRMPLTIWAFFITAIIGLLSFPVLFSAALLLIFDRTFGTSFFLSDIYIAGQALSFEGGSPVLFQHLFWFLGHPEVYIVLLPALGITSEIVATNSRKPIFGYKAMIGSMLAIAFLSFIVWAHHMFISGMNPFLGSIFMFLTLIIAVPSAVKAFNYITTLWRGNIIFTPAMLFSIGLVSFFISGGLTGIVLGNSAADIQLHDTYFVVAHFHIVMGSASFFGMLAGVYHWFPKMFGRMMDEKLGYVHFWITFIGVYMVFFPMHYIGIAGFPRRYYSFTGFDFTQSFTDLTQIITIAAIVTFAAQFIFLFNFFFSIFKGRRATENPWRSNTLEWTTPVEPGHGNWPGAIPTVYRWAYDYSKPGAEDDFIPQNVPFSETKGSNFPHENEQMVAEAGITHGK, encoded by the coding sequence ATGTCTGTAGCCGAAAGTCATTTGCACGACCATCATGATGATCACGAACATGATCACCATGATTTACCTTGGATTAAAAAGTATGTATTTAGCGAAGATCACAAGGTTATTGCCAAACAATATCTGATTTCAGGTATTATCTGGGCAATTATCGGAGGCGGTTTATCATTACTTTTCAGACTTCAGTTAGCTTATCCGGATGCTAATTTTGACTGGTTGAAGCCTTTATTGGGCGGATGGATCCAAAATGGAAAATTAGACCCTGAATTCTACCTGGCACTTGTTACAATGCACGGAACTATAATGGTATTCTTTGTATTGACTGCAGGTTTGAGTGGTACTTTCAGTAACTTCCTTATTCCATTACAAATAGGAGCAAGAGATATGGCTTCAGGATTCCTGAACATGTTATCTTACTGGTTCTTCTTTGTTTCTGGTGTTATAATGTTGCTAAGTTTATTTATAGAAACTGGTCCTGCTGGTGGAGGATGGACTGTATATCCTCCTTTGAGTGCATTACCTCAGGCAATTTCTGGTTCTGGGCTTGGTATGACAATGTGGTTGATCAGTATGGCATTGTTTATAGTTTCAACTTTATTAGGAGGTTTGAACTATATCACAACTGTCATTAACTTAAGAACTAATGGTATGTCATTTTTAAGAATGCCGCTTACTATCTGGGCATTTTTCATTACTGCAATCATTGGTTTGTTATCTTTTCCTGTATTATTTTCTGCAGCTTTATTATTGATTTTCGATAGAACTTTCGGTACAAGCTTCTTCCTTTCTGATATTTATATTGCCGGTCAGGCTTTGTCTTTTGAAGGTGGTAGTCCTGTATTGTTCCAGCATTTATTCTGGTTCCTAGGTCACCCTGAAGTTTATATAGTATTGCTTCCGGCACTTGGTATCACTTCTGAGATTGTAGCTACAAATTCTAGAAAACCAATTTTCGGATATAAAGCTATGATTGGTTCTATGTTGGCTATCGCCTTCTTATCATTCATCGTTTGGGCACACCACATGTTTATTTCAGGTATGAATCCATTCCTGGGATCAATATTCATGTTCCTTACACTGATTATTGCAGTTCCTTCTGCAGTAAAGGCTTTTAACTATATTACAACACTTTGGAGAGGTAATATCATATTCACTCCTGCAATGTTGTTCTCAATTGGTCTGGTGTCATTCTTTATTTCCGGAGGTTTGACTGGTATTGTTTTAGGTAACTCTGCAGCAGATATTCAATTACACGATACTTATTTCGTAGTAGCTCACTTTCACATTGTAATGGGTAGCGCTTCTTTCTTTGGTATGCTAGCTGGTGTTTATCACTGGTTCCCTAAAATGTTCGGAAGAATGATGGATGAGAAACTAGGATATGTGCATTTCTGGATTACATTTATTGGTGTTTACATGGTGTTTTTCCCAATGCACTACATTGGTATTGCAGGTTTCCCAAGAAGATACTATTCATTCACTGGATTTGATTTTACTCAGAGCTTTACTGACTTGACTCAGATTATTACTATTGCTGCAATTGTAACTTTTGCGGCTCAGTTTATATTCTTATTCAATTTCTTCTTCAGCATATTCAAAGGTAGAAGAGCCACTGAAAATCCTTGGAGATCTAATACGCTTGAGTGGACTACACCGGTTGAACCAGGTCACGGTAACTGGCCAGGGGCTATACCTACAGTTTACAGATGGGCATACGATTATAGTAAGCCTGGAGCTGAAGATGATTTCATACCTCAGAACGTGCCATTCTCAGAAACAAAGGGATCTAATTTCCCTCATGAGAATGAGCAAATGGTAGCTGAGGCTGGGATTACCCATGGAAAATAA